In a genomic window of bacterium:
- a CDS encoding MFS transporter gives MPSVSTGKSRREPLPRNVWAASITSFLTDVSSEMVLNLLPLFLANVLGLKASVIGVIEGVAASTASLLKLATGWVSDRLSQRKWLAVAGYGISTLVKPFYWFAGTWEAVAGVRWAERIGKGIRTAPRDALIADSISEEQRGRAFGLHRAADTGGAVVGLGVAMLAVWAVQRGGTYLVEDTFRAIVLLSLLPAALAVLVLAVGVRERPRVVQPSDGDRRPGIRDLGSRFLIFMGIVAVFDIGNSSDAFLILRASERGISVLGILAMLLSFNLVYTVTSLPAGSLSDRIGRRRVIIAGWLLYAVVYAGLAVAEAGWHIWSLYLAYGLYYGLSYGTLKAFIADLVDPRLRGTAYGLHAAVIGVLDLPASVIAGVLWSGVGSWPGHGPAAPFWFGAITACAAALLLGLLMRETQT, from the coding sequence ATGCCCTCCGTGTCCACCGGAAAATCCAGACGGGAGCCACTGCCGCGCAACGTCTGGGCCGCGAGCATCACCAGCTTTCTGACCGACGTCTCCAGCGAGATGGTCCTGAATCTGCTTCCCTTGTTCCTGGCCAATGTGCTCGGCTTGAAGGCCAGCGTCATCGGCGTGATCGAAGGCGTTGCGGCCTCGACCGCGAGTCTGCTCAAGCTCGCGACGGGATGGGTTTCCGACAGGCTGAGCCAGCGCAAATGGTTGGCCGTGGCCGGTTACGGCATCTCGACCCTGGTCAAACCGTTCTACTGGTTCGCAGGCACCTGGGAGGCGGTGGCCGGGGTTCGTTGGGCGGAGCGCATCGGCAAGGGAATCCGCACCGCGCCTCGCGACGCGCTCATCGCCGATAGCATTTCGGAGGAACAACGCGGGCGCGCCTTCGGGCTTCACCGCGCCGCCGACACCGGCGGGGCCGTGGTCGGCCTGGGTGTCGCGATGCTCGCAGTCTGGGCGGTCCAGCGCGGCGGGACCTACCTGGTGGAAGACACGTTCCGGGCGATCGTGCTTTTGAGCTTGCTACCCGCGGCCCTCGCCGTGCTCGTGCTGGCCGTGGGTGTGCGAGAACGGCCCCGGGTAGTGCAGCCCAGTGACGGCGACCGTCGCCCGGGAATCCGCGACCTGGGCTCGCGCTTCCTGATCTTCATGGGCATCGTCGCGGTTTTCGACATCGGCAACTCGTCGGATGCTTTTCTGATCCTGCGCGCTTCCGAGCGGGGAATCAGCGTGCTCGGCATCCTGGCCATGCTGCTGAGCTTCAATCTCGTCTATACCGTGACGAGCCTGCCCGCGGGCAGTCTGTCCGATCGGATCGGACGCCGCCGGGTCATCATCGCCGGCTGGCTGCTCTACGCCGTTGTCTACGCAGGCCTCGCCGTGGCAGAAGCCGGGTGGCACATCTGGAGCTTGTATCTCGCCTACGGGCTCTACTACGGGCTCAGCTACGGAACTCTGAAAGCCTTCATCGCCGATCTGGTCGACCCTCGACTCAGGGGAACCGCCTACGGATTGCACGCGGCCGTAATCGGCGTGCTCGATCTTCCCGCGTCGGTCATTGCCGGCGTGCTGTGGAGCGGCGTCGGCTCCTGGCCCGGCCATGGTCCAGCCGCCCCTTTCTGGTTCGGCGCGATCACGGCGTGCGCGGCAGCCCTGCTTCTCGGCCTGCTGATGCGCGAAACCCAGACGTGA